CGACCCACATCGAGCAGGTGGCGGCCCGGCTCAACTGGCCCTGCATCCGCATCAACCTGGACAGCCACGTCAGCCGCATCGACCTGGTCGGGCGCGACGCCATCGTGGTCAAGGACGGCCAGCAGGTCACCGAATTCCGCGAAGGAATCCTGCCCTGGGCGCTGCAACACCCGGCGGCGTTGGTGTTCGACGAATACGATGCCGGCCGGCCCGACGTGATGTTCGTCATCCAGCGGGTGCTGGAAGTGGAAGGCAAGCTGACGCTGCTGGACCAGAACCGGGTCATCCGGCCCCATCCCTGGTTCCGTCTGTTCGCCACCACCAACACCATCGGCCTAGGCGATACCACCGGGCTCTACCACGGCACCCAGCAGATCAACCAGGGCCAGATGGACCGCTGGAACATCGTGGCGACGCTCAACTACCTGCCCCACGACGAGGAAGTGAAGATCGTCCTCGCCAAGGCGCCCCACTATGACACCCCGGAGGGCCAACGTATCGTTGGCGCCATGGTCGACGTGGCGGATTTCACCCGCGATGGCTTCGTGAATGGCGACGTTTCGACGGTCATGTCGCCGCGCACCGTCATCACCTGGGCGCAGAACGTGAAGATATTCAATTCGATCTCGACGGCCTTCCGCCTGACCTTCCTCAACAAGTGCGACGAGATGGAACGCCCGGTGGTCGCCGAATACTATCAGAAGGCCTTCGGCGAGGAATTGCCGGAATCGGTGGCAAGGAAGGCGGTGGTGCTCAAGTGACCCACCCGGCGGAGGACTCCCAGGAAC
This is a stretch of genomic DNA from Magnetospirillum sp. WYHS-4. It encodes these proteins:
- the cobS gene encoding cobaltochelatase subunit CobS; protein product: MTADAAFPLSEPDIRISVRQAFGLDVDWEVPGFSQREEHVPDVDEAYHFDHDTTLAILAGFAHNRRVMIQGYHGTGKSTHIEQVAARLNWPCIRINLDSHVSRIDLVGRDAIVVKDGQQVTEFREGILPWALQHPAALVFDEYDAGRPDVMFVIQRVLEVEGKLTLLDQNRVIRPHPWFRLFATTNTIGLGDTTGLYHGTQQINQGQMDRWNIVATLNYLPHDEEVKIVLAKAPHYDTPEGQRIVGAMVDVADFTRDGFVNGDVSTVMSPRTVITWAQNVKIFNSISTAFRLTFLNKCDEMERPVVAEYYQKAFGEELPESVARKAVVLK